A region from the Arachis ipaensis cultivar K30076 chromosome B01, Araip1.1, whole genome shotgun sequence genome encodes:
- the LOC107628213 gene encoding protein tesmin/TSO1-like CXC 2 isoform X4, producing MRQNAISDHTIVLMLDQSALLLRTFLSLLHICTGCIFNHRYVKSNPREVENATWMLMPRTTLVMDTPERNQINPPFSRVEDSPVFSFINSLSPIKPVKSAQIGQTFSSLSFPSPPRAFTSSNLTCFKESKVLRRHNPFGASRPGLSSEDGNKFQTSEEAIADSFHPYHNSRESQGNFHDGISVVDDSIALPVFNQGLCQFDPKGQESECNWDNLISGDTDFFVFNSPNDAAFKGIMQKPDSHFMSLVLESSIYNGLRDSKLKIEDYRPEPLAIIDQMQDKHCLAMTSKTKEKPNVEVVSVMNCGTRRRCLDFETDSVQRKNSDDNLKSGSLGYEKQLVSAKRKSSSQQCIMPAVGLHLNAPDKEVISNDESSCGIHLNLPSCTSVQIYTSYEHQEPLAIEVDSSNIGPQPAKDNSHALDSTVNDVSQNSPKKKRHGDCKRCKCKKSKCLKLYCECFAARDYCTGNCSCKDCCNKLVHKDKVIQAHKQIESRNPLAFAPKVIPEPEIGNDPNKTPAPARHKRGCNCKQSVCIKKYCECFQAGVGCSLSCRCEGCKNTFGRKEGELSLLLQIKYPSESNYFIVSGANSMGVEAQLEVETEACGKVVEKASQIIEVQNSDNHPDFIPISTPFPLFSSLSEVKPNTRWSQPPKHSQAVSDQEMTDVLGGRGRSDRSPMTIKTSSPSGKRISTSKGELTISFPSPNHHR from the exons ATGAGACAGAATGCAATTTCAGACCATACAATTGTCCTTATGCTGGATCAGAGTGCTCTGTTGCTGCGAACATTCCTTTCCTTGTTGCACATCTGCACAGGATGCATATTCAACCACCGCTATGTAAAATCAAATCCCCGTGAAGTTGAGAATGCAACATGGATGCTCATG CCACGCACAACACTAGTTATGGACACGCCGGAGAGGAACCAGATCAACCCTCCCTTCTCTCGTGTCGAG GATTCCCCTGTATTCAGTTTTATCAACAGTTTGTCGCCTATAAAGCCCGTGAAGTCTGCCCAGATTGGTCAAACATTTAGCTCGCTTAGCTTTCCTTCCCCTCCGCGTGCTTTTACTTCATCCAATCTCACCTGTTTCAAGGAATCAAAAGTTCTCAGGAG GCATAACCCTTTTGGGGCATCAAGGCCTGGGTTGTCATCTGAAGATGGTAATAAATTTCAGACAAGTGAAGAGGCTATTGCAGATTCATTTCATCCATATCATAACTCGAGGGAATCTCAGGGAAATTTTCATGATGGAATATCTGTAGTTGATGATTCGATTGCTCTACCTG TGTTTAATCAGGGGTTGTGTCAATTTGATCCGAAGGGCCAAGAATCAGAGTGTAATTGGGATAATTTAATCTCTGGAGATACTGATTTCTTCGTTTTCAATTCCCCAAATGACGCAGCTTTTAAGGGTATAATGCAGAAACCAGATTCTCATTTTATGTCTCTGGTACTGGAATCTTCCATATATAATGGTCTGAGAGATAGCAAACTTAAAATAGAAGATTATCGTCCTGAGCCCTTAGCAATCATAGACCAAATGCAGGACAAACATTGCCTTGCCATGACtagcaaaacaaaagaaaaaccaaaTGTTGAG GTTGTTTCTGTAATGAACTGTGGTACACGGAGGCGATGTCTAGACTTTGAGACTGACAGTGTGCAAAGGAAGAACTCAGATGATAATTTAAAATCCGGTTCTCTTGGATATGAAAAACAACTGGTTTCTGCAAAACGCAAAAGCAGTTCACAGCAATGCATTATGCCTGCAGTTGGCTTACATTTGAATGCACCCGACAAAGAAGTCATAAGTAATGATGAGTCGTCTTGCGGAATTCATCTTAATCTTCCCAGTTGCACTTCCGTGCAAATCTATACCAGCTATGAACATCAGGAACCACTAGCAATAGAAGTGGATTCATCAAACATTGGGCCTCAGCCAGCTAAGGATAATTCTCATGCATTAGATTCCACTGTTAATGATGTCAGTCAGAATAGTCCCAAAAAGAAAAGACATGGAGACTGCAAGCGTTGCAAGTGCAAGAAATCAAAGTGTTTGAAGTT ATATTGTGAGTGCTTTGCTGCTCGTGACTACTGCACAGGCAACTGCTCATGTAAGGATTGCTGCAACAAACTTGTTCATAAAGACAAAGTCATTCAAGCTCACAAGCAGATCGAGTCTCGCAATCCTCTGGCTTTTGCTCCTAAAGTCATTCCTGAACCTGAAATTGGG AAtgatccaaataaaactccagcACCAGCACGACACAAGAGGGGATGCAACTGCAAACAATCAGTCTGCATAAAGAAATACTGTGAATGCTTTCAG GCTGGTGTTGGATGCTCTTTAAGCTGTAGATGTGAAGGGTGTAAGAACACATTTGGTAGAAAGGAGGGTGAGTTGTCCCTTCTTTTGCAAATTAAATACCCATCAGAATCTAACTATTTTATTGTTTCAGGCGCTAATTCTATGGGAGTAGAAGCCCAGCTAGAAGTAGAAACAGAGGCCTGTGGAAAAGTTGTTGAAAAAGCATCACAGATAATTGAAGTTCAGAACTCCGATAATCATCCAGATTTTATTCCAATCTCTACGCCATTCCCTCTGTTTAG TTCATTGTCAGAGGTGAAACCAAACACTCGTTGGTCTCAGCCACCTAAGCATTCTCAAGCTGTTTCGGACCAGGAAATGACAGATGTTCTTGGAGGCCGAGGCAGAAGTGATAGGTCTCCCATGACCATCAAAACTTCTTCTCCAAGTGGGAAGAGGATTTCCACTTCTAAGGGTGAATTGacaatttcttttccttctcctaATCATCATCGTTAG
- the LOC107628213 gene encoding protein tesmin/TSO1-like CXC 3 isoform X6, giving the protein MRQNAISDHTIVLMLDQSALLLRTFLSLLHICTGCIFNHRYVKSNPREVENATWMLMPRTTLVMDTPERNQINPPFSRVEDSPVFSFINSLSPIKPVKSAQIGQTFSSLSFPSPPRAFTSSNLTCFKESKVLRRHNPFGASRPGLSSEDGNKFQTSEEAIADSFHPYHNSRESQGNFHDGISVVDDSIALPAFKGIMQKPDSHFMSLVLESSIYNGLRDSKLKIEDYRPEPLAIIDQMQDKHCLAMTSKTKEKPNVEVVSVMNCGTRRRCLDFETDSVQRKNSDDNLKSGSLGYEKQLVSAKRKSSSQQCIMPAVGLHLNAPDKEVISNDESSCGIHLNLPSCTSVQIYTSYEHQEPLAIEVDSSNIGPQPAKDNSHALDSTVNDVSQNSPKKKRHGDCKRCKCKKSKCLKLYCECFAARDYCTGNCSCKDCCNKLVHKDKVIQAHKQIESRNPLAFAPKVIPEPEIGNDPNKTPAPARHKRGCNCKQSVCIKKYCECFQAGVGCSLSCRCEGCKNTFGRKEGELSLLLQIKYPSESNYFIVSGANSMGVEAQLEVETEACGKVVEKASQIIEVQNSDNHPDFIPISTPFPLFSSLSEVKPNTRWSQPPKHSQAVSDQEMTDVLGGRGRSDRSPMTIKTSSPSGKRISTSKGELTISFPSPNHHR; this is encoded by the exons ATGAGACAGAATGCAATTTCAGACCATACAATTGTCCTTATGCTGGATCAGAGTGCTCTGTTGCTGCGAACATTCCTTTCCTTGTTGCACATCTGCACAGGATGCATATTCAACCACCGCTATGTAAAATCAAATCCCCGTGAAGTTGAGAATGCAACATGGATGCTCATG CCACGCACAACACTAGTTATGGACACGCCGGAGAGGAACCAGATCAACCCTCCCTTCTCTCGTGTCGAG GATTCCCCTGTATTCAGTTTTATCAACAGTTTGTCGCCTATAAAGCCCGTGAAGTCTGCCCAGATTGGTCAAACATTTAGCTCGCTTAGCTTTCCTTCCCCTCCGCGTGCTTTTACTTCATCCAATCTCACCTGTTTCAAGGAATCAAAAGTTCTCAGGAG GCATAACCCTTTTGGGGCATCAAGGCCTGGGTTGTCATCTGAAGATGGTAATAAATTTCAGACAAGTGAAGAGGCTATTGCAGATTCATTTCATCCATATCATAACTCGAGGGAATCTCAGGGAAATTTTCATGATGGAATATCTGTAGTTGATGATTCGATTGCTCTACCTG CTTTTAAGGGTATAATGCAGAAACCAGATTCTCATTTTATGTCTCTGGTACTGGAATCTTCCATATATAATGGTCTGAGAGATAGCAAACTTAAAATAGAAGATTATCGTCCTGAGCCCTTAGCAATCATAGACCAAATGCAGGACAAACATTGCCTTGCCATGACtagcaaaacaaaagaaaaaccaaaTGTTGAG GTTGTTTCTGTAATGAACTGTGGTACACGGAGGCGATGTCTAGACTTTGAGACTGACAGTGTGCAAAGGAAGAACTCAGATGATAATTTAAAATCCGGTTCTCTTGGATATGAAAAACAACTGGTTTCTGCAAAACGCAAAAGCAGTTCACAGCAATGCATTATGCCTGCAGTTGGCTTACATTTGAATGCACCCGACAAAGAAGTCATAAGTAATGATGAGTCGTCTTGCGGAATTCATCTTAATCTTCCCAGTTGCACTTCCGTGCAAATCTATACCAGCTATGAACATCAGGAACCACTAGCAATAGAAGTGGATTCATCAAACATTGGGCCTCAGCCAGCTAAGGATAATTCTCATGCATTAGATTCCACTGTTAATGATGTCAGTCAGAATAGTCCCAAAAAGAAAAGACATGGAGACTGCAAGCGTTGCAAGTGCAAGAAATCAAAGTGTTTGAAGTT ATATTGTGAGTGCTTTGCTGCTCGTGACTACTGCACAGGCAACTGCTCATGTAAGGATTGCTGCAACAAACTTGTTCATAAAGACAAAGTCATTCAAGCTCACAAGCAGATCGAGTCTCGCAATCCTCTGGCTTTTGCTCCTAAAGTCATTCCTGAACCTGAAATTGGG AAtgatccaaataaaactccagcACCAGCACGACACAAGAGGGGATGCAACTGCAAACAATCAGTCTGCATAAAGAAATACTGTGAATGCTTTCAG GCTGGTGTTGGATGCTCTTTAAGCTGTAGATGTGAAGGGTGTAAGAACACATTTGGTAGAAAGGAGGGTGAGTTGTCCCTTCTTTTGCAAATTAAATACCCATCAGAATCTAACTATTTTATTGTTTCAGGCGCTAATTCTATGGGAGTAGAAGCCCAGCTAGAAGTAGAAACAGAGGCCTGTGGAAAAGTTGTTGAAAAAGCATCACAGATAATTGAAGTTCAGAACTCCGATAATCATCCAGATTTTATTCCAATCTCTACGCCATTCCCTCTGTTTAG TTCATTGTCAGAGGTGAAACCAAACACTCGTTGGTCTCAGCCACCTAAGCATTCTCAAGCTGTTTCGGACCAGGAAATGACAGATGTTCTTGGAGGCCGAGGCAGAAGTGATAGGTCTCCCATGACCATCAAAACTTCTTCTCCAAGTGGGAAGAGGATTTCCACTTCTAAGGGTGAATTGacaatttcttttccttctcctaATCATCATCGTTAG
- the LOC107628213 gene encoding protein tesmin/TSO1-like CXC 2 isoform X2, whose protein sequence is MRQNAISDHTIVLMLDQSALLLRTFLSLLHICTGCIFNHRYVKSNPREVENATWMLMPRTTLVMDTPERNQINPPFSRVEDSPVFSFINSLSPIKPVKSAQIGQTFSSLSFPSPPRAFTSSNLTCFKESKVLRRHNPFGASRPGLSSEDGNKFQTSEEAIADSFHPYHNSRESQGNFHDGISVVDDSIALPGEHTDFSAEILQALNYNNCGNPGSDPGHEANSLEVFNQGLCQFDPKGQESECNWDNLISGDTDFFVFNSPNDAAFKGIMQKPDSHFMSLVLESSIYNGLRDSKLKIEDYRPEPLAIIDQMQDKHCLAMTSKTKEKPNVEVVSVMNCGTRRRCLDFETDSVQRKNSDDNLKSGSLGYEKQLVSAKRKSSSQQCIMPAVGLHLNAPDKEVISNDESSCGIHLNLPSCTSVQIYTSYEHQEPLAIEVDSSNIGPQPAKDNSHALDSTVNDVSQNSPKKKRHGDCKRCKCKKSKCLKLYCECFAARDYCTGNCSCKDCCNKLVHKDKVIQAHKQIESRNPLAFAPKVIPEPEIGNDPNKTPAPARHKRGCNCKQSVCIKKYCECFQAGVGCSLSCRCEGCKNTFGRKEGANSMGVEAQLEVETEACGKVVEKASQIIEVQNSDNHPDFIPISTPFPLFSSLSEVKPNTRWSQPPKHSQAVSDQEMTDVLGGRGRSDRSPMTIKTSSPSGKRISTSKGELTISFPSPNHHR, encoded by the exons ATGAGACAGAATGCAATTTCAGACCATACAATTGTCCTTATGCTGGATCAGAGTGCTCTGTTGCTGCGAACATTCCTTTCCTTGTTGCACATCTGCACAGGATGCATATTCAACCACCGCTATGTAAAATCAAATCCCCGTGAAGTTGAGAATGCAACATGGATGCTCATG CCACGCACAACACTAGTTATGGACACGCCGGAGAGGAACCAGATCAACCCTCCCTTCTCTCGTGTCGAG GATTCCCCTGTATTCAGTTTTATCAACAGTTTGTCGCCTATAAAGCCCGTGAAGTCTGCCCAGATTGGTCAAACATTTAGCTCGCTTAGCTTTCCTTCCCCTCCGCGTGCTTTTACTTCATCCAATCTCACCTGTTTCAAGGAATCAAAAGTTCTCAGGAG GCATAACCCTTTTGGGGCATCAAGGCCTGGGTTGTCATCTGAAGATGGTAATAAATTTCAGACAAGTGAAGAGGCTATTGCAGATTCATTTCATCCATATCATAACTCGAGGGAATCTCAGGGAAATTTTCATGATGGAATATCTGTAGTTGATGATTCGATTGCTCTACCTGGTGAGCACACAGACTTCTCAGCTGAGATACTGCAGgccttaaattataataattgtgGTAACCCTGGCTCTGATCCTGGTCATGAGGCTAACTCTCTTGAAGTGTTTAATCAGGGGTTGTGTCAATTTGATCCGAAGGGCCAAGAATCAGAGTGTAATTGGGATAATTTAATCTCTGGAGATACTGATTTCTTCGTTTTCAATTCCCCAAATGACGCAGCTTTTAAGGGTATAATGCAGAAACCAGATTCTCATTTTATGTCTCTGGTACTGGAATCTTCCATATATAATGGTCTGAGAGATAGCAAACTTAAAATAGAAGATTATCGTCCTGAGCCCTTAGCAATCATAGACCAAATGCAGGACAAACATTGCCTTGCCATGACtagcaaaacaaaagaaaaaccaaaTGTTGAG GTTGTTTCTGTAATGAACTGTGGTACACGGAGGCGATGTCTAGACTTTGAGACTGACAGTGTGCAAAGGAAGAACTCAGATGATAATTTAAAATCCGGTTCTCTTGGATATGAAAAACAACTGGTTTCTGCAAAACGCAAAAGCAGTTCACAGCAATGCATTATGCCTGCAGTTGGCTTACATTTGAATGCACCCGACAAAGAAGTCATAAGTAATGATGAGTCGTCTTGCGGAATTCATCTTAATCTTCCCAGTTGCACTTCCGTGCAAATCTATACCAGCTATGAACATCAGGAACCACTAGCAATAGAAGTGGATTCATCAAACATTGGGCCTCAGCCAGCTAAGGATAATTCTCATGCATTAGATTCCACTGTTAATGATGTCAGTCAGAATAGTCCCAAAAAGAAAAGACATGGAGACTGCAAGCGTTGCAAGTGCAAGAAATCAAAGTGTTTGAAGTT ATATTGTGAGTGCTTTGCTGCTCGTGACTACTGCACAGGCAACTGCTCATGTAAGGATTGCTGCAACAAACTTGTTCATAAAGACAAAGTCATTCAAGCTCACAAGCAGATCGAGTCTCGCAATCCTCTGGCTTTTGCTCCTAAAGTCATTCCTGAACCTGAAATTGGG AAtgatccaaataaaactccagcACCAGCACGACACAAGAGGGGATGCAACTGCAAACAATCAGTCTGCATAAAGAAATACTGTGAATGCTTTCAG GCTGGTGTTGGATGCTCTTTAAGCTGTAGATGTGAAGGGTGTAAGAACACATTTGGTAGAAAGGAGG GCGCTAATTCTATGGGAGTAGAAGCCCAGCTAGAAGTAGAAACAGAGGCCTGTGGAAAAGTTGTTGAAAAAGCATCACAGATAATTGAAGTTCAGAACTCCGATAATCATCCAGATTTTATTCCAATCTCTACGCCATTCCCTCTGTTTAG TTCATTGTCAGAGGTGAAACCAAACACTCGTTGGTCTCAGCCACCTAAGCATTCTCAAGCTGTTTCGGACCAGGAAATGACAGATGTTCTTGGAGGCCGAGGCAGAAGTGATAGGTCTCCCATGACCATCAAAACTTCTTCTCCAAGTGGGAAGAGGATTTCCACTTCTAAGGGTGAATTGacaatttcttttccttctcctaATCATCATCGTTAG
- the LOC107628213 gene encoding protein tesmin/TSO1-like CXC 2 isoform X1, translating into MRQNAISDHTIVLMLDQSALLLRTFLSLLHICTGCIFNHRYVKSNPREVENATWMLMPRTTLVMDTPERNQINPPFSRVEDSPVFSFINSLSPIKPVKSAQIGQTFSSLSFPSPPRAFTSSNLTCFKESKVLRRHNPFGASRPGLSSEDGNKFQTSEEAIADSFHPYHNSRESQGNFHDGISVVDDSIALPGEHTDFSAEILQALNYNNCGNPGSDPGHEANSLEVFNQGLCQFDPKGQESECNWDNLISGDTDFFVFNSPNDAAFKGIMQKPDSHFMSLVLESSIYNGLRDSKLKIEDYRPEPLAIIDQMQDKHCLAMTSKTKEKPNVEVVSVMNCGTRRRCLDFETDSVQRKNSDDNLKSGSLGYEKQLVSAKRKSSSQQCIMPAVGLHLNAPDKEVISNDESSCGIHLNLPSCTSVQIYTSYEHQEPLAIEVDSSNIGPQPAKDNSHALDSTVNDVSQNSPKKKRHGDCKRCKCKKSKCLKLYCECFAARDYCTGNCSCKDCCNKLVHKDKVIQAHKQIESRNPLAFAPKVIPEPEIGNDPNKTPAPARHKRGCNCKQSVCIKKYCECFQAGVGCSLSCRCEGCKNTFGRKEGELSLLLQIKYPSESNYFIVSGANSMGVEAQLEVETEACGKVVEKASQIIEVQNSDNHPDFIPISTPFPLFSSLSEVKPNTRWSQPPKHSQAVSDQEMTDVLGGRGRSDRSPMTIKTSSPSGKRISTSKGELTISFPSPNHHR; encoded by the exons ATGAGACAGAATGCAATTTCAGACCATACAATTGTCCTTATGCTGGATCAGAGTGCTCTGTTGCTGCGAACATTCCTTTCCTTGTTGCACATCTGCACAGGATGCATATTCAACCACCGCTATGTAAAATCAAATCCCCGTGAAGTTGAGAATGCAACATGGATGCTCATG CCACGCACAACACTAGTTATGGACACGCCGGAGAGGAACCAGATCAACCCTCCCTTCTCTCGTGTCGAG GATTCCCCTGTATTCAGTTTTATCAACAGTTTGTCGCCTATAAAGCCCGTGAAGTCTGCCCAGATTGGTCAAACATTTAGCTCGCTTAGCTTTCCTTCCCCTCCGCGTGCTTTTACTTCATCCAATCTCACCTGTTTCAAGGAATCAAAAGTTCTCAGGAG GCATAACCCTTTTGGGGCATCAAGGCCTGGGTTGTCATCTGAAGATGGTAATAAATTTCAGACAAGTGAAGAGGCTATTGCAGATTCATTTCATCCATATCATAACTCGAGGGAATCTCAGGGAAATTTTCATGATGGAATATCTGTAGTTGATGATTCGATTGCTCTACCTGGTGAGCACACAGACTTCTCAGCTGAGATACTGCAGgccttaaattataataattgtgGTAACCCTGGCTCTGATCCTGGTCATGAGGCTAACTCTCTTGAAGTGTTTAATCAGGGGTTGTGTCAATTTGATCCGAAGGGCCAAGAATCAGAGTGTAATTGGGATAATTTAATCTCTGGAGATACTGATTTCTTCGTTTTCAATTCCCCAAATGACGCAGCTTTTAAGGGTATAATGCAGAAACCAGATTCTCATTTTATGTCTCTGGTACTGGAATCTTCCATATATAATGGTCTGAGAGATAGCAAACTTAAAATAGAAGATTATCGTCCTGAGCCCTTAGCAATCATAGACCAAATGCAGGACAAACATTGCCTTGCCATGACtagcaaaacaaaagaaaaaccaaaTGTTGAG GTTGTTTCTGTAATGAACTGTGGTACACGGAGGCGATGTCTAGACTTTGAGACTGACAGTGTGCAAAGGAAGAACTCAGATGATAATTTAAAATCCGGTTCTCTTGGATATGAAAAACAACTGGTTTCTGCAAAACGCAAAAGCAGTTCACAGCAATGCATTATGCCTGCAGTTGGCTTACATTTGAATGCACCCGACAAAGAAGTCATAAGTAATGATGAGTCGTCTTGCGGAATTCATCTTAATCTTCCCAGTTGCACTTCCGTGCAAATCTATACCAGCTATGAACATCAGGAACCACTAGCAATAGAAGTGGATTCATCAAACATTGGGCCTCAGCCAGCTAAGGATAATTCTCATGCATTAGATTCCACTGTTAATGATGTCAGTCAGAATAGTCCCAAAAAGAAAAGACATGGAGACTGCAAGCGTTGCAAGTGCAAGAAATCAAAGTGTTTGAAGTT ATATTGTGAGTGCTTTGCTGCTCGTGACTACTGCACAGGCAACTGCTCATGTAAGGATTGCTGCAACAAACTTGTTCATAAAGACAAAGTCATTCAAGCTCACAAGCAGATCGAGTCTCGCAATCCTCTGGCTTTTGCTCCTAAAGTCATTCCTGAACCTGAAATTGGG AAtgatccaaataaaactccagcACCAGCACGACACAAGAGGGGATGCAACTGCAAACAATCAGTCTGCATAAAGAAATACTGTGAATGCTTTCAG GCTGGTGTTGGATGCTCTTTAAGCTGTAGATGTGAAGGGTGTAAGAACACATTTGGTAGAAAGGAGGGTGAGTTGTCCCTTCTTTTGCAAATTAAATACCCATCAGAATCTAACTATTTTATTGTTTCAGGCGCTAATTCTATGGGAGTAGAAGCCCAGCTAGAAGTAGAAACAGAGGCCTGTGGAAAAGTTGTTGAAAAAGCATCACAGATAATTGAAGTTCAGAACTCCGATAATCATCCAGATTTTATTCCAATCTCTACGCCATTCCCTCTGTTTAG TTCATTGTCAGAGGTGAAACCAAACACTCGTTGGTCTCAGCCACCTAAGCATTCTCAAGCTGTTTCGGACCAGGAAATGACAGATGTTCTTGGAGGCCGAGGCAGAAGTGATAGGTCTCCCATGACCATCAAAACTTCTTCTCCAAGTGGGAAGAGGATTTCCACTTCTAAGGGTGAATTGacaatttcttttccttctcctaATCATCATCGTTAG
- the LOC107628213 gene encoding protein tesmin/TSO1-like CXC 2 isoform X3, whose protein sequence is MRQNAISDHTIVLMLDQSALLLRTFLSLLHICTGCIFNHRYVKSNPREVENATWMLMDSPVFSFINSLSPIKPVKSAQIGQTFSSLSFPSPPRAFTSSNLTCFKESKVLRRHNPFGASRPGLSSEDGNKFQTSEEAIADSFHPYHNSRESQGNFHDGISVVDDSIALPGEHTDFSAEILQALNYNNCGNPGSDPGHEANSLEVFNQGLCQFDPKGQESECNWDNLISGDTDFFVFNSPNDAAFKGIMQKPDSHFMSLVLESSIYNGLRDSKLKIEDYRPEPLAIIDQMQDKHCLAMTSKTKEKPNVEVVSVMNCGTRRRCLDFETDSVQRKNSDDNLKSGSLGYEKQLVSAKRKSSSQQCIMPAVGLHLNAPDKEVISNDESSCGIHLNLPSCTSVQIYTSYEHQEPLAIEVDSSNIGPQPAKDNSHALDSTVNDVSQNSPKKKRHGDCKRCKCKKSKCLKLYCECFAARDYCTGNCSCKDCCNKLVHKDKVIQAHKQIESRNPLAFAPKVIPEPEIGNDPNKTPAPARHKRGCNCKQSVCIKKYCECFQAGVGCSLSCRCEGCKNTFGRKEGELSLLLQIKYPSESNYFIVSGANSMGVEAQLEVETEACGKVVEKASQIIEVQNSDNHPDFIPISTPFPLFSSLSEVKPNTRWSQPPKHSQAVSDQEMTDVLGGRGRSDRSPMTIKTSSPSGKRISTSKGELTISFPSPNHHR, encoded by the exons ATGAGACAGAATGCAATTTCAGACCATACAATTGTCCTTATGCTGGATCAGAGTGCTCTGTTGCTGCGAACATTCCTTTCCTTGTTGCACATCTGCACAGGATGCATATTCAACCACCGCTATGTAAAATCAAATCCCCGTGAAGTTGAGAATGCAACATGGATGCTCATG GATTCCCCTGTATTCAGTTTTATCAACAGTTTGTCGCCTATAAAGCCCGTGAAGTCTGCCCAGATTGGTCAAACATTTAGCTCGCTTAGCTTTCCTTCCCCTCCGCGTGCTTTTACTTCATCCAATCTCACCTGTTTCAAGGAATCAAAAGTTCTCAGGAG GCATAACCCTTTTGGGGCATCAAGGCCTGGGTTGTCATCTGAAGATGGTAATAAATTTCAGACAAGTGAAGAGGCTATTGCAGATTCATTTCATCCATATCATAACTCGAGGGAATCTCAGGGAAATTTTCATGATGGAATATCTGTAGTTGATGATTCGATTGCTCTACCTGGTGAGCACACAGACTTCTCAGCTGAGATACTGCAGgccttaaattataataattgtgGTAACCCTGGCTCTGATCCTGGTCATGAGGCTAACTCTCTTGAAGTGTTTAATCAGGGGTTGTGTCAATTTGATCCGAAGGGCCAAGAATCAGAGTGTAATTGGGATAATTTAATCTCTGGAGATACTGATTTCTTCGTTTTCAATTCCCCAAATGACGCAGCTTTTAAGGGTATAATGCAGAAACCAGATTCTCATTTTATGTCTCTGGTACTGGAATCTTCCATATATAATGGTCTGAGAGATAGCAAACTTAAAATAGAAGATTATCGTCCTGAGCCCTTAGCAATCATAGACCAAATGCAGGACAAACATTGCCTTGCCATGACtagcaaaacaaaagaaaaaccaaaTGTTGAG GTTGTTTCTGTAATGAACTGTGGTACACGGAGGCGATGTCTAGACTTTGAGACTGACAGTGTGCAAAGGAAGAACTCAGATGATAATTTAAAATCCGGTTCTCTTGGATATGAAAAACAACTGGTTTCTGCAAAACGCAAAAGCAGTTCACAGCAATGCATTATGCCTGCAGTTGGCTTACATTTGAATGCACCCGACAAAGAAGTCATAAGTAATGATGAGTCGTCTTGCGGAATTCATCTTAATCTTCCCAGTTGCACTTCCGTGCAAATCTATACCAGCTATGAACATCAGGAACCACTAGCAATAGAAGTGGATTCATCAAACATTGGGCCTCAGCCAGCTAAGGATAATTCTCATGCATTAGATTCCACTGTTAATGATGTCAGTCAGAATAGTCCCAAAAAGAAAAGACATGGAGACTGCAAGCGTTGCAAGTGCAAGAAATCAAAGTGTTTGAAGTT ATATTGTGAGTGCTTTGCTGCTCGTGACTACTGCACAGGCAACTGCTCATGTAAGGATTGCTGCAACAAACTTGTTCATAAAGACAAAGTCATTCAAGCTCACAAGCAGATCGAGTCTCGCAATCCTCTGGCTTTTGCTCCTAAAGTCATTCCTGAACCTGAAATTGGG AAtgatccaaataaaactccagcACCAGCACGACACAAGAGGGGATGCAACTGCAAACAATCAGTCTGCATAAAGAAATACTGTGAATGCTTTCAG GCTGGTGTTGGATGCTCTTTAAGCTGTAGATGTGAAGGGTGTAAGAACACATTTGGTAGAAAGGAGGGTGAGTTGTCCCTTCTTTTGCAAATTAAATACCCATCAGAATCTAACTATTTTATTGTTTCAGGCGCTAATTCTATGGGAGTAGAAGCCCAGCTAGAAGTAGAAACAGAGGCCTGTGGAAAAGTTGTTGAAAAAGCATCACAGATAATTGAAGTTCAGAACTCCGATAATCATCCAGATTTTATTCCAATCTCTACGCCATTCCCTCTGTTTAG TTCATTGTCAGAGGTGAAACCAAACACTCGTTGGTCTCAGCCACCTAAGCATTCTCAAGCTGTTTCGGACCAGGAAATGACAGATGTTCTTGGAGGCCGAGGCAGAAGTGATAGGTCTCCCATGACCATCAAAACTTCTTCTCCAAGTGGGAAGAGGATTTCCACTTCTAAGGGTGAATTGacaatttcttttccttctcctaATCATCATCGTTAG